The Streptomyces sp. Alt3 genome has a segment encoding these proteins:
- a CDS encoding bifunctional DNA primase/polymerase has translation MEEPIGVTEAAQVPKQRGEQLLEAAAWYAQERHWDVFPGTWTEVVGGAERCSCGDAGCTAPGAHPTRPDWADQVTGSAAAARRMWSRQPGSAVLLPTGRTFDALDVPEAAGFLALARMERMGLTLGPVTRTPDRRMLFLALPGAAAKAPALVRDLGWDAEAIGMVGRGEGDHMAGPPTRTAGRGAVQWARRPSRADLWLPDVEELMGPLAYACAREAADARSRLS, from the coding sequence GTGGAAGAGCCCATCGGAGTGACGGAAGCCGCCCAGGTCCCCAAGCAGCGAGGTGAACAGTTACTCGAAGCCGCCGCCTGGTACGCCCAGGAGCGGCACTGGGACGTTTTCCCGGGCACCTGGACCGAGGTCGTCGGAGGGGCGGAGCGCTGCTCGTGCGGTGACGCCGGCTGCACGGCCCCCGGGGCACATCCCACCCGGCCGGACTGGGCGGACCAGGTGACCGGCAGTGCCGCCGCCGCACGCAGGATGTGGTCCAGGCAGCCCGGGTCGGCGGTCCTCCTGCCCACCGGCCGGACCTTCGACGCCCTGGACGTACCGGAGGCGGCCGGTTTCCTGGCCCTGGCCAGGATGGAGCGGATGGGCCTGACGCTCGGCCCGGTCACCCGCACCCCGGACCGCCGGATGCTGTTCCTCGCGCTGCCGGGTGCCGCGGCCAAGGCGCCCGCGCTGGTCCGCGACCTGGGCTGGGACGCCGAGGCGATCGGCATGGTGGGGCGCGGCGAGGGCGACCACATGGCCGGCCCGCCGACCCGGACGGCCGGGCGCGGGGCCGTGCAGTGGGCCCGCCGCCCCTCCCGCGCCGATCTGTGGCTGCCCGACGTGGAGGAGCTGATGGGCCCGCTCGCGTACGCATGCGCCCGCGAGGCCGCCGACGCCCGGAGCCGTCTTTCGTAG